One stretch of Corynebacterium callunae DSM 20147 DNA includes these proteins:
- a CDS encoding SAM-dependent methyltransferase gives MSNAIAQDLMTIADIVEATTTAPIPFRITSFDGSSTGPEDAKYRIHVANTDAVAYIATAPGDLGLARAYLMGDLIVEGEHPGHPYEIFDALKAFYGCFKRPDAATTLKIMRTLRKMNALKFQAIPEMEQAPAWRKALINGLASRHSKDRDKKAISYHYDVGNDFYALFLGPSMTYTCAYYPTPESTLEEAQENKYRLIFEKLRLKAGDTLLDVGCGWGSMVRYAAKRGVKALGVTLSEQQYRWAQEEIKRQGLEGLAEVRFMDYRDVPESGFDAISAIGIIEHIGVGNYADYFELLNSKLKTGGLMLNHGITYPDNRPRHAGAFIDRYIFPDGELTGSGTIIRHMQDNGFEVLHEENLRFDYQRTLNAWCENLKRNWHEAVALAGEPTARLFGLYMAGSEWGFAHNDVQLHQVLGVKLDEHGSRGDVPERMWWQI, from the coding sequence ATGAGTAACGCCATTGCGCAGGACCTCATGACCATCGCCGACATCGTCGAGGCCACGACCACAGCGCCAATTCCTTTTAGAATCACCAGTTTTGATGGAAGTTCCACCGGTCCAGAAGATGCGAAATATCGCATCCACGTGGCCAATACTGATGCGGTTGCTTATATCGCCACCGCACCAGGAGACTTAGGTCTGGCCCGTGCTTATCTGATGGGTGACCTCATCGTAGAAGGTGAACATCCAGGCCACCCCTATGAAATATTTGATGCTCTCAAGGCCTTTTATGGCTGCTTTAAGCGCCCGGATGCTGCCACCACTTTGAAGATTATGCGCACTTTACGCAAGATGAATGCGCTGAAATTCCAAGCCATTCCAGAGATGGAGCAAGCACCTGCTTGGCGCAAAGCCCTCATCAATGGCCTTGCCTCAAGGCATTCCAAAGACCGCGATAAAAAAGCCATCAGCTACCACTATGACGTGGGCAATGACTTTTATGCGCTCTTCCTCGGGCCATCCATGACCTATACCTGCGCCTACTATCCAACTCCGGAATCCACTCTTGAAGAGGCACAGGAAAATAAATACCGCCTCATCTTCGAAAAACTGCGCCTTAAAGCAGGAGATACGCTTCTCGACGTCGGATGCGGCTGGGGCTCAATGGTACGCTACGCAGCTAAGCGGGGAGTCAAAGCACTCGGCGTGACCTTATCAGAACAGCAGTATCGCTGGGCACAGGAAGAAATCAAACGCCAGGGCCTAGAAGGTCTTGCCGAAGTCCGCTTTATGGACTATCGCGATGTGCCAGAAAGTGGCTTTGATGCCATTTCTGCCATCGGAATTATCGAACACATCGGAGTGGGCAATTATGCCGACTACTTTGAGCTGCTTAACTCCAAACTCAAAACCGGTGGTCTGATGCTCAACCACGGCATTACCTATCCCGATAATCGCCCGCGCCATGCCGGCGCCTTTATTGACCGTTATATTTTCCCCGACGGTGAACTAACTGGTTCTGGCACCATCATTCGGCATATGCAAGACAATGGTTTCGAGGTGCTGCATGAGGAGAACCTCCGCTTTGATTATCAGCGCACCTTGAATGCCTGGTGTGAAAACCTCAAACGCAATTGGCATGAGGCAGTCGCCCTTGCTGGCGAACCAACTGCGCGCCTTTTTGGCCTTTATATGGCAGGTTCGGAATGGGGCTTTGCTCACAATGATGTGCAATTGCACCAGGTCTTGGGTGTAAAACTCGATGAACATGGAAGCCGCGGTGATGTTCCAGAGCGCATGTGGTGGCAAATTTAA
- a CDS encoding TIGR02611 family protein produces MGSMREIVSDRIDRFQASHERSKQKKYGFLVRPATLIVGWLVTIIGLVTIPLPGQGWLTTFIGVGILSLELEWAKRLLAWGVHQYDRFFTWYSGKSFRFRMAMLALMLILIWIIFSVSFWAMWHAGTLPWADEFFHWFGLSR; encoded by the coding sequence ATGGGCTCTATGCGCGAGATAGTCTCCGACCGCATTGATCGTTTCCAAGCCTCACATGAGCGCTCTAAGCAGAAGAAATATGGATTTCTTGTCCGCCCCGCAACGCTCATTGTGGGCTGGTTGGTCACCATCATTGGGCTGGTCACTATTCCATTGCCGGGCCAAGGCTGGCTGACCACCTTTATCGGGGTGGGCATTTTGTCGTTGGAATTAGAATGGGCCAAAAGGCTTCTGGCCTGGGGCGTTCATCAATATGATCGCTTTTTTACTTGGTATTCCGGAAAATCTTTCCGCTTCCGCATGGCGATGCTGGCGCTTATGCTGATTCTTATTTGGATCATTTTCAGCGTGAGTTTTTGGGCCATGTGGCATGCCGGAACCTTGCCTTGGGCTGATGAGTTCTTTCACTGGTTTGGGCTTAGTCGCTAG
- the mycP gene encoding type VII secretion-associated serine protease mycosin → MKTPLALSSAGVLLLCQLLPLPLARAQEVSALPCPAVQEADATSFVMDEHLRESISHAHELATGAGIKVAVIDTGVAPHPRLPPLIPGGDLIGAHQQPRLPGEFVDCDGHGTIVAGIIATRPNTGSGWPFDGSADELIGIAPAAEIIAIKQTSAYVRTTEDSLVGTVSTLADSIHRAIDAGAHVINISVVSCLPGASSDPAQFQPLNSALDRAETSGVIVVAAAGNLSPTCAAGSTVYPAHSDTVLAVSAREQPHVIAAYSIPSSQRILSAPSLVGVGLSPRNDGFANAMLIQSGSSPFEGTSFAAPVVSATAALLRQRFPQATPQEIRDRIIYSSDPARGAIDPYAALSFVPPDSAETTPPEITLSFPSAPDTSTQKRGLNILALLGICIVLGVLLKGLSRLKN, encoded by the coding sequence ATGAAAACACCCCTAGCCTTGTCGAGCGCCGGTGTACTTCTTTTATGTCAATTACTACCGTTGCCTTTAGCTCGAGCCCAAGAGGTTTCGGCATTGCCATGCCCTGCTGTACAAGAGGCTGATGCAACAAGCTTTGTGATGGATGAACATTTGCGCGAGTCCATTTCTCATGCTCATGAGCTTGCCACTGGAGCTGGTATTAAAGTTGCCGTCATTGATACCGGAGTAGCCCCACATCCCAGGCTCCCACCGCTTATTCCCGGTGGTGACCTTATTGGCGCACATCAACAACCACGGTTGCCGGGAGAATTTGTTGATTGTGATGGCCACGGCACAATCGTTGCTGGCATTATTGCCACCCGTCCCAATACGGGTTCTGGTTGGCCTTTTGATGGGAGCGCCGATGAACTTATTGGAATTGCGCCAGCTGCTGAGATTATCGCTATTAAACAAACCAGTGCTTATGTACGTACCACTGAGGATTCCCTGGTGGGAACTGTAAGTACCTTGGCTGATTCCATTCACCGCGCTATTGACGCTGGTGCCCACGTAATCAATATTTCTGTGGTGTCTTGTTTACCTGGTGCAAGTTCTGATCCTGCTCAATTTCAGCCTCTTAATAGTGCTTTAGATAGAGCTGAAACCAGCGGGGTGATTGTGGTGGCAGCAGCAGGTAACCTCAGCCCTACCTGTGCTGCGGGATCGACAGTTTACCCAGCACATTCCGATACGGTCCTCGCCGTTTCCGCACGCGAGCAACCCCACGTTATCGCCGCTTATTCGATCCCTAGTAGCCAGCGCATTCTTTCCGCTCCAAGTTTGGTGGGAGTCGGTTTATCCCCGCGTAATGATGGTTTTGCCAATGCCATGCTTATTCAATCTGGATCTAGCCCCTTTGAAGGCACTAGTTTTGCCGCTCCGGTTGTTAGTGCCACCGCTGCGTTACTTCGACAGCGATTCCCACAAGCCACCCCGCAGGAAATCCGGGATCGCATCATTTACAGCAGTGATCCAGCACGCGGAGCAATTGATCCTTATGCGGCCTTGAGTTTTGTACCACCGGATAGCGCTGAAACCACACCTCCAGAAATCACCTTGAGTTTTCCCAGCGCCCCTGACACCTCCACCCAAAAACGCGGGCTAAATATCCTGGCTTTGCTAGGGATCTGCATTGTATTGGGTGTTCTGCTTAAGGGTTTATCCCGCCTTAAAAACTAG
- the eccD gene encoding type VII secretion integral membrane protein EccD, producing the protein MAIDNLLRLSVRIDLTVGDMPVAMADMALPAGSSLAEILEEILELTGAPQISRPWVARTAAGSPIDAGIPLAQTQLEQGGVLVLSPERELPAPIIRDAAEALVELSSENRTKGLLELITLVGFAGLALILLSPLAAQLNLAWRTLIFMLLSMVILVWLPRREATLSHRLLALLIPILAASTAAILVAGPNSTQVLEDPQLLSWVLLSFSATLLLAAVVVQLVFHPHILSTATLITIGLSLLFCTLTTLLWPHPARADFSGPAAATVAAALIFTSVAPYFSAQLAGLRVPTLPTAGQDLSVSDTELKDPVARTRRVTALFDAQLLGLVIVSAPLIFLAVSPNTWFSTAFSCCIMIASALHAIRHHAPIPTWSLMVLACSGFLGALYSLAFAQSPSWFTFAGCVVLVLAVMSVGVWFSKIPPPAPTAVVWLERLESLSIAAALPLALHLLGVFEMLRALDLGWG; encoded by the coding sequence TTGGCCATTGATAATTTGCTGCGCCTGAGTGTGCGCATTGATCTCACAGTCGGCGATATGCCCGTTGCCATGGCAGATATGGCACTCCCCGCGGGATCAAGTTTGGCCGAGATCTTAGAAGAAATCCTCGAACTCACTGGTGCCCCACAGATTTCACGGCCTTGGGTAGCTCGTACAGCCGCAGGTTCTCCCATCGATGCAGGGATTCCTTTGGCCCAGACCCAATTGGAACAAGGTGGAGTGCTAGTTCTTTCCCCCGAGCGGGAACTACCCGCCCCAATAATCCGCGATGCTGCCGAAGCACTTGTTGAACTATCTTCCGAAAATCGCACCAAAGGATTATTGGAATTAATCACGCTCGTAGGCTTTGCGGGACTTGCACTGATCCTACTCAGTCCCCTGGCTGCGCAACTGAACCTAGCCTGGCGCACCCTGATATTTATGCTGCTGAGCATGGTTATTTTAGTGTGGTTGCCGCGCCGGGAAGCCACACTAAGCCACCGTCTCCTGGCTCTACTGATTCCAATTTTGGCAGCCAGTACCGCAGCCATTTTGGTGGCAGGCCCAAACTCCACGCAGGTACTTGAGGATCCGCAGCTTCTCAGTTGGGTGCTTTTAAGTTTTTCTGCCACTTTGCTCTTGGCTGCGGTAGTAGTTCAGCTGGTTTTCCATCCGCATATTCTCTCCACCGCCACCTTGATCACCATTGGGCTTAGCCTGCTATTTTGCACGCTGACCACGCTATTGTGGCCGCATCCGGCGCGCGCAGATTTCAGTGGACCCGCAGCCGCCACCGTGGCTGCCGCGTTGATTTTCACCAGTGTGGCACCCTATTTTTCCGCGCAATTAGCAGGTCTGCGCGTGCCCACTTTGCCCACCGCCGGCCAAGATTTATCCGTCAGCGACACCGAATTAAAGGATCCAGTTGCGCGCACCCGGCGCGTCACAGCGCTTTTCGACGCCCAACTGCTGGGGTTGGTTATTGTCAGTGCTCCCCTTATCTTTTTAGCTGTTTCCCCTAATACCTGGTTTTCCACCGCTTTTAGCTGCTGCATCATGATTGCCTCGGCGCTGCATGCTATCCGTCATCACGCCCCCATTCCCACCTGGTCTTTGATGGTTTTGGCCTGCTCTGGATTTTTAGGCGCCCTGTATTCTCTCGCTTTTGCGCAGAGTCCTTCATGGTTTACTTTTGCTGGATGTGTGGTGCTGGTGCTTGCGGTGATGTCAGTTGGAGTGTGGTTCTCCAAGATTCCGCCGCCAGCGCCCACCGCTGTGGTGTGGTTGGAAAGATTGGAATCTTTAAGCATCGCAGCTGCCCTGCCACTGGCTTTGCACCTACTTGGGGTTTTTGAGATGCTGCGTGCCTTGGATTTGGGTTGGGGCTAA